A region of Moorena producens PAL-8-15-08-1 DNA encodes the following proteins:
- a CDS encoding RuBisCO large subunit C-terminal-like domain-containing protein has product MSIEVDYRFPRGVDVEKQAKVIAVGQTAGTWNARFAHLENVFRSHLGTVVQGVINPDGSGLATIRFPEANVENDIPTLLTMIFGKYSMAGPAKVMAVRLPEHYGRHPKFGITGIRERLGVVDRPLIMAIFKPALGLSAEDHGKILQEVAGAGLDIIKDDEILGDLEIAPTLKRLEVCRKVLDEIKQQTGRTVLYAVNVTGSADKLLDKAHTLVKEGANALLLNVLTYGFSVLEALAADPEINVPIFAHPALAGALCGAPNHGMAYSVVLGTLMAHGGADAVLYPAHYGSLPFDPEEEKRIRDSLRSRNVFPVPSAGIHAGIVPKVVADYGQEVILNAGTGIMDHPDGPAGGVKAFFEAIHSL; this is encoded by the coding sequence ATGTCCATTGAAGTTGACTACCGCTTTCCTCGCGGTGTTGATGTAGAAAAACAAGCGAAAGTGATTGCTGTTGGGCAAACCGCAGGCACCTGGAATGCTCGTTTTGCCCATCTCGAAAATGTGTTTCGCTCCCATCTTGGTACTGTTGTTCAAGGTGTCATTAACCCTGATGGTTCTGGTTTGGCTACCATCCGTTTTCCCGAAGCTAATGTGGAAAACGATATCCCTACTCTACTAACCATGATTTTTGGCAAATACTCCATGGCAGGACCAGCTAAAGTCATGGCAGTGCGCTTGCCAGAACACTACGGTAGGCATCCAAAATTCGGAATTACCGGGATTCGGGAAAGACTAGGAGTAGTTGACCGTCCCCTGATTATGGCAATTTTTAAGCCAGCGTTGGGACTCTCAGCGGAAGACCATGGGAAGATTTTGCAAGAGGTTGCTGGAGCTGGACTTGACATTATTAAAGATGATGAGATTCTGGGGGATTTGGAGATAGCACCAACCCTGAAACGTCTAGAAGTCTGCCGTAAGGTACTCGATGAAATCAAACAGCAAACTGGGCGCACTGTACTCTATGCCGTTAATGTAACTGGTTCGGCTGACAAATTGCTTGATAAAGCTCATACCTTGGTTAAAGAAGGGGCAAATGCCCTACTGCTGAATGTCTTGACCTACGGTTTCTCTGTCCTAGAAGCCTTAGCTGCTGATCCAGAGATTAATGTGCCAATTTTTGCCCATCCCGCCTTAGCAGGAGCGCTGTGTGGAGCCCCTAACCACGGGATGGCTTACTCAGTGGTGTTGGGAACCCTGATGGCTCATGGTGGGGCAGATGCGGTGCTATATCCGGCCCATTATGGTAGTTTACCCTTTGACCCAGAGGAGGAAAAGCGAATTCGAGATAGTTTGCGATCGCGGAATGTATTTCCTGTTCCCTCCGCTGGCATTCATGCTGGGATTGTGCCTAAGGTTGTAGCAGATTACGGACAAGAGGTTATTCTTAATGCTGGAACTGGCATTATGGATCATCCCGATGGTCCTGCTGGTGGCGTTAAAGCATTTTTTGAAGCCATACATTCATTATGA
- a CDS encoding calcium/sodium antiporter: MNIITLILFIAGFVLLVFGAEILVKGASQLALVAGVSPLVIGLTIVAYCTSAPELAVALQSSYDGQADIALGNIVGSNIANILLILGISATMLPLVVSRQLVRLDVPLMIGISFLLLFMSLDGQLGRVDGSILLAGAIAYSLFTIIQSRKENQEIRDQDTPQTKYRQSRTSLKKIVTQLGLIVFGLGILVLGSRWLINGAIALAKMFGWSELIIGLTIIAVGTSLPEIATSIIASVRGERDLAVGNAIGSNIFNILLVLGMCSLIVPDGIQVSTPALNFDIPVMIAVAVACLPIFFTGYQISRWEGFLFLSYYGAYTLYLFLNATQHQALSRFSTIMMTFVVPLTIVTLVILVMRSIRTTIKSG; this comes from the coding sequence ATGAACATAATCACTCTCATTTTATTTATTGCTGGCTTTGTACTTTTGGTTTTTGGGGCGGAAATCTTGGTCAAGGGCGCATCACAGTTGGCGTTGGTAGCAGGTGTCTCCCCTTTAGTGATCGGGCTGACTATAGTCGCTTACTGCACCAGTGCCCCAGAATTAGCCGTAGCATTGCAGTCGAGTTATGACGGACAAGCGGATATTGCCCTTGGTAACATAGTTGGCAGCAACATTGCCAATATTTTGCTAATCTTAGGCATATCTGCAACTATGTTACCCTTGGTTGTATCCCGGCAGTTGGTACGATTAGATGTACCTTTGATGATTGGCATATCATTCTTACTCTTGTTTATGAGCTTGGATGGTCAACTGGGTAGAGTTGATGGCAGCATCCTGTTGGCTGGCGCGATCGCATATAGTTTATTCACCATTATTCAGAGTCGCAAGGAAAATCAGGAAATCCGAGACCAGGATACCCCTCAAACCAAATATCGCCAGTCTCGTACTAGCCTTAAAAAGATAGTTACTCAGTTAGGGCTGATTGTTTTCGGCTTAGGAATATTAGTACTAGGTTCCCGCTGGCTGATTAATGGGGCTATTGCTCTCGCCAAGATGTTTGGCTGGAGCGAGTTAATTATTGGCTTAACCATTATCGCTGTTGGCACCTCTCTTCCAGAAATTGCCACCTCCATTATTGCCAGTGTCCGTGGTGAGCGAGATCTTGCCGTAGGTAACGCTATTGGCAGCAATATTTTTAATATCCTGTTGGTGCTGGGGATGTGTAGCTTGATTGTGCCTGATGGTATACAGGTGTCAACTCCTGCCCTAAACTTCGACATTCCAGTAATGATTGCAGTAGCGGTGGCTTGTCTGCCAATTTTCTTTACTGGCTATCAAATTTCCCGGTGGGAGGGATTTCTCTTTTTAAGCTATTACGGTGCGTATACCTTGTATTTGTTCCTAAACGCCACACAACACCAAGCTTTATCACGGTTTAGTACTATCATGATGACATTTGTCGTACCTCTAACGATAGTTACCCTAGTGATTTTGGTGATGCGCAGTATACGGACTACAATCAAGTCTGGTTAA
- the thiC gene encoding phosphomethylpyrimidine synthase, with translation MRIEWVAKRRGQSNVTQMYYARQGLLTEEMHYVAQRENLPVELIKDEVARGRMIIPANINHTNLEPMCIGIASKCKVNANIGASPNSSNIDEELEKVNLAVKYGADTVMDLSTGGGNLDEIRSAIINASPVPIGTVPVYQTLESVHGKVENLTADDFLHIIEKHAQQGVDYQTIHAGILIEHLPLVRNRLTGIVSRGGGILAKWMLHHHKQNPLYTHFDDIIEIFKKYDVSFSLGDSLRPGCTHDASDQAQLAELKTLGQLTRRAWEHDVQVMVEGPGHVPMDQIEFNVKKQMEECSEAPFYVLGPLVTDIAPGYDHITSAIGAALAGWYGTAMLCYVTPKEHLGLPDAEDVRNGLIAYKIAAHAADIARHRPGARDRDDQLSIARYNFDWNRQFELSLDPERAREYHDETLPADIYKTAEFCSMCGPKFCPMQTKVDADALTELEKFLAKEPAHQG, from the coding sequence ATGCGTATTGAATGGGTTGCCAAGCGCCGTGGTCAGAGCAATGTGACTCAAATGTACTATGCTCGCCAGGGTCTCCTGACAGAAGAGATGCACTACGTAGCCCAGCGGGAAAACCTTCCCGTTGAGCTGATCAAAGATGAAGTGGCACGGGGGCGAATGATTATCCCCGCCAATATCAACCACACTAACCTAGAGCCAATGTGTATTGGTATCGCCTCCAAATGTAAGGTGAATGCCAATATCGGTGCCTCCCCCAACTCTTCTAATATTGATGAAGAGCTAGAGAAGGTTAACTTGGCCGTGAAGTACGGGGCCGATACCGTAATGGACTTGTCTACAGGTGGTGGCAACTTGGATGAGATTCGTTCCGCCATCATTAATGCCTCACCTGTACCCATTGGCACAGTACCCGTTTACCAAACCTTAGAAAGTGTCCACGGCAAGGTGGAAAACCTTACTGCCGATGACTTTCTCCACATCATTGAGAAGCACGCTCAGCAAGGAGTTGACTATCAAACCATCCACGCTGGCATCTTAATTGAACATCTGCCTTTGGTCAGAAACCGGCTAACCGGCATAGTTTCTCGTGGTGGTGGTATCCTAGCCAAGTGGATGCTCCATCACCACAAGCAAAATCCCCTCTATACCCACTTTGACGACATTATCGAGATTTTCAAGAAATACGATGTCTCCTTCAGCTTAGGGGATTCCCTGCGTCCTGGCTGCACCCATGATGCATCTGATCAAGCCCAGTTAGCAGAATTGAAAACATTGGGGCAGTTGACTCGTCGTGCTTGGGAACATGATGTACAGGTGATGGTAGAAGGACCTGGTCATGTGCCGATGGATCAAATTGAGTTCAATGTCAAAAAGCAGATGGAAGAGTGTTCAGAAGCACCTTTCTATGTCCTAGGACCACTAGTGACAGACATTGCGCCTGGATATGACCATATCACCTCTGCCATTGGAGCAGCTTTGGCTGGCTGGTACGGTACCGCAATGCTGTGCTATGTAACCCCGAAAGAACATTTGGGACTGCCCGATGCTGAGGATGTGCGCAATGGCTTGATTGCCTACAAGATTGCTGCTCATGCGGCGGATATTGCCAGGCATCGTCCAGGAGCACGAGACCGGGATGATCAACTCTCCATTGCTCGCTACAACTTCGACTGGAACCGCCAGTTTGAACTTTCCCTTGACCCCGAACGAGCTCGGGAATACCATGATGAAACCCTGCCAGCAGATATTTATAAGACAGCAGAGTTTTGTTCCATGTGTGGACCAAAGTTCTGTCCCATGCAAACTAAAGTTGATGCTGATGCCTTGACTGAACTAGAGAAGTTCTTGGCGAAAGAACCTGCCCATCAAGGTTAA
- the ftsH3 gene encoding ATP-dependent zinc metalloprotease FtsH3 — MNKKWRNAGLYALLAIVVIALGTAFLDKPSPSRDTWRYDQLISQVESGKVETVRISADRSKAIAIAQDGRQVEVNLPNDPQLINLLNNNGVDISVLPQSDEGFWFKTLSSFFFPILLLVGLFLLLRRAQNGPGSQAMNFGKSKARVQMEPQTQVTFGDVAGIEQAKLELNEVVDFLKNADRFTAIGAKIPKGVLLVGPPGTGKTLLARAVAGEAGVPFFSISGSEFVEMFVGVGASRVRDLFEQAKNNAPCIVFIDEIDAVGRQRGAGLGGGNDEREQTLNQLLTEMDGFEGNTGIIIIAATNRPDVLDAALLRPGRFDRQVVVDRPDYSGRLEILNVHARGKTLAKDVDLEKIARRTPGFTGADLSNLLNEAAILAARRNLTEISMDEVNDAIDRVLAGPEKKDRVMSEKRKTLVAFHEAGHALVGALMPDYDPVQKISIIPRGRAGGLTWFTPSEDRMDSGMFSRSYLQNQMAVALGGRIAEEIIFGEEEVTTGASNDLQQVTRVARQMVMRYGMSDRLGPVALGRQNGSMFLGRDIASDRDFSDATASTIDEEVRKLVDEAYERAKNVILGNKHILDKLAEMLIDKETVDAEELQEILSTNDVKMAAIAL; from the coding sequence GTGAATAAAAAGTGGAGAAACGCAGGGCTGTATGCACTCCTAGCCATAGTGGTGATCGCCCTTGGTACAGCATTTTTGGACAAACCGTCCCCAAGTCGAGATACGTGGCGGTACGACCAGCTGATTAGCCAAGTCGAGAGCGGCAAGGTGGAAACCGTTAGAATCAGTGCTGACCGCAGTAAAGCGATCGCGATCGCTCAAGATGGTCGTCAGGTAGAGGTCAATCTCCCCAATGACCCACAACTAATCAACCTTCTGAATAATAACGGTGTAGATATTTCTGTTCTACCCCAGAGTGATGAAGGCTTCTGGTTCAAGACCTTAAGCAGCTTCTTCTTCCCGATTCTGCTTTTGGTGGGATTGTTTCTATTACTGCGGCGTGCCCAGAATGGTCCAGGTTCTCAAGCCATGAACTTTGGCAAGTCTAAGGCTAGAGTCCAAATGGAACCCCAAACTCAGGTAACCTTTGGGGATGTGGCAGGTATTGAGCAAGCCAAGCTAGAGCTTAACGAAGTAGTAGACTTCCTCAAAAATGCTGACCGCTTCACTGCTATTGGGGCTAAAATACCCAAGGGAGTCCTGCTCGTGGGACCTCCAGGAACCGGTAAAACTCTCTTAGCTCGTGCAGTAGCTGGGGAAGCAGGTGTTCCGTTTTTCTCCATCTCTGGTTCTGAGTTTGTCGAGATGTTCGTAGGGGTTGGTGCTTCTCGGGTGCGAGACCTATTTGAGCAAGCCAAAAACAATGCTCCATGTATTGTATTCATTGATGAAATCGATGCTGTGGGACGTCAGCGGGGTGCCGGTTTAGGCGGTGGTAATGATGAACGGGAGCAAACCCTCAACCAGCTGCTGACTGAAATGGATGGGTTTGAAGGTAATACCGGTATTATCATTATTGCTGCTACCAACCGCCCAGATGTTCTTGATGCTGCCCTACTACGCCCTGGCCGTTTTGATCGACAGGTAGTAGTAGACCGTCCTGATTATTCCGGACGTTTGGAAATTCTCAACGTTCATGCTCGTGGTAAAACCCTCGCCAAAGATGTGGATCTCGAGAAGATTGCCCGTCGGACCCCTGGTTTCACCGGAGCAGATTTATCCAACTTGCTCAATGAAGCAGCAATTTTGGCAGCCCGTCGCAACTTAACCGAAATCTCGATGGATGAGGTGAATGATGCCATTGACCGGGTGCTTGCAGGGCCAGAGAAGAAAGACCGGGTAATGAGCGAGAAACGCAAAACCCTAGTAGCGTTTCACGAAGCAGGTCACGCCCTTGTGGGTGCCTTAATGCCTGATTATGACCCAGTGCAGAAAATTAGCATTATTCCTCGGGGTCGTGCTGGTGGTTTGACTTGGTTCACCCCTAGCGAAGACCGGATGGATTCAGGCATGTTTTCCCGCTCTTACCTGCAAAATCAGATGGCAGTGGCCTTAGGTGGTCGGATTGCTGAAGAAATTATCTTCGGTGAAGAAGAAGTGACCACAGGTGCTTCCAATGACTTGCAACAGGTGACTCGGGTGGCACGGCAGATGGTGATGCGCTATGGTATGAGCGATCGCCTTGGCCCAGTAGCCCTAGGACGGCAGAATGGCAGTATGTTCCTAGGTCGGGATATTGCCTCAGACCGGGATTTCTCAGATGCCACAGCATCAACCATTGATGAAGAGGTTCGCAAGCTAGTTGATGAAGCCTACGAACGGGCTAAGAATGTAATTCTTGGCAATAAGCACATCCTCGATAAGCTTGCTGAAATGCTGATTGATAAAGAAACCGTAGATGCTGAGGAACTCCAAGAGATTTTAAGCACTAACGATGTCAAGATGGCTGCGATCGCTCTTTAA
- the ltrA gene encoding group II intron reverse transcriptase/maturase, translating into MNKSKARGFAPQSEWNRVDWRKLERTVFKLQKRIYRASQRGDVPVVRRLQKTLMKSWSAKMLAVRKVTQQNKGKKTAGIDGKKALTNKQRLALAANLKLYKKPQPTRRVWINKPGRKEKRPLGIPTIYDRALQALTKQALEPEWEAHFEPNSYGFRQGRSCHDAIEAIFSSINRMPKWVLDADISKCFDKINHQVLLSKLNTYPSMRRLIKGWLKAGVIDEGTFSPTNEGTPQGGIISPLLANIALHGMEERIKDYAENLSPALGGYRKGDRRKSLSLIRYADDFVIMHKSKEVVEECQRIINEWLKNIGLELKPSKTKLVHTSTGFDFLEFNIRQYPVGKNHSKQGFKTLIKPSKKKVKEHWEQLSKVIDRHKAAPQDALIEHLKPIIRGWCNYNRSVVSKETFSDMDYLIWNKLQRWGYRRHPNKSKTWVNKKYWGTKVDEPKKPWQAPKVDNWVFMTNEDNFLPKHAKTKIVRHTKVKESRSPFDGDLVYWSNRMQKHPEMSSQKGKLIKRQKGKCTHCGLTFRDKDLLETHHITPRAHGGSDQLKNLELLHLHCHDAKHRTRVTTKCQESHTDSSELDNNPF; encoded by the coding sequence ATGAACAAGTCTAAAGCTCGGGGGTTCGCCCCACAGTCGGAATGGAATCGGGTCGATTGGCGAAAGCTAGAAAGAACCGTATTTAAGTTGCAAAAACGAATATATCGAGCCTCTCAACGTGGTGATGTTCCCGTGGTTAGAAGGTTACAAAAAACTCTGATGAAGTCCTGGTCTGCAAAAATGCTAGCGGTAAGAAAGGTAACTCAACAGAATAAAGGCAAAAAGACTGCCGGAATAGACGGGAAGAAAGCTTTAACCAATAAGCAACGACTCGCCTTAGCAGCCAACCTCAAACTGTACAAGAAACCTCAACCAACCCGCAGAGTTTGGATAAATAAACCCGGTCGTAAAGAAAAGCGTCCTTTAGGGATACCTACTATCTACGACAGGGCACTTCAAGCTCTTACCAAACAGGCATTAGAACCTGAATGGGAAGCACACTTTGAACCTAACTCATACGGTTTCAGACAAGGAAGGTCATGTCATGATGCTATCGAAGCCATATTCAGCAGCATTAATAGAATGCCTAAATGGGTACTAGACGCTGATATCTCCAAATGCTTTGATAAAATCAACCACCAAGTCCTTCTCTCAAAATTAAATACCTATCCATCTATGAGGCGATTAATCAAAGGATGGTTAAAAGCCGGAGTAATAGATGAAGGAACATTCTCCCCTACAAATGAGGGTACTCCTCAAGGTGGTATTATTTCACCACTTTTAGCGAACATAGCCCTTCACGGAATGGAAGAACGGATAAAAGACTACGCCGAAAACCTATCCCCTGCTTTAGGAGGATACAGAAAAGGAGATAGAAGAAAAAGTCTAAGCCTGATTCGATATGCAGACGATTTCGTCATTATGCATAAATCCAAAGAAGTGGTAGAAGAATGTCAGAGAATAATTAATGAATGGTTGAAAAACATCGGCCTAGAATTAAAACCAAGCAAAACAAAACTAGTTCACACCTCCACAGGATTTGACTTTTTAGAATTTAACATCCGTCAATACCCAGTAGGCAAGAACCATTCTAAGCAAGGTTTTAAAACTCTCATCAAACCATCTAAGAAGAAAGTGAAAGAACATTGGGAGCAGCTATCAAAAGTCATAGACAGACACAAAGCTGCTCCCCAGGATGCTCTAATAGAACATCTCAAACCCATTATAAGAGGATGGTGTAACTATAACCGCAGTGTGGTTAGTAAAGAAACCTTCTCAGATATGGACTACTTAATCTGGAACAAACTTCAAAGATGGGGATACAGGAGACACCCAAATAAATCAAAAACCTGGGTAAACAAAAAGTACTGGGGGACTAAGGTTGATGAACCAAAGAAACCATGGCAAGCACCAAAAGTAGACAACTGGGTATTCATGACTAACGAGGATAATTTTCTCCCTAAACATGCCAAAACAAAAATAGTAAGGCACACAAAAGTCAAAGAATCCAGAAGTCCCTTCGATGGTGACTTAGTGTACTGGAGCAACCGTATGCAAAAACATCCTGAAATGTCTAGTCAAAAAGGTAAACTCATCAAAAGACAAAAAGGAAAATGCACCCACTGCGGTCTCACATTCAGGGATAAAGATTTACTGGAAACACACCACATAACACCACGCGCACATGGTGGAAGCGACCAACTCAAAAACCTTGAGTTACTCCATCTACACTGCCACGATGCAAAACACAGAACCAGAGTTACCACAAAGTGTCAAGAGTCACATACAGACTCCTCTGAGCTAGATAACAATCCGTTTTAG
- a CDS encoding RNA-guided endonuclease InsQ/TnpB family protein, translating to MFILEFKAKGNKTQYAAIDEAIRTGQFVRNKCLRYWMDNKGVGQKDLYRHNTWLRAEFPFVKDLNSHACQASVERAYNSISRFYSNCKKKVPGKKGYPKFKKFSRSIEYKTSGWKLFPDTKSISFIDKKGIGRLKLKGTWELWRYDQKLIKRVRLVRRADGYYVQFCVNINLSETLDPSHTNVGLDVGLKEFYTDSKGNTEPNPRFYRKGEKRLKFYQRRVSRKKKGSTNRRKAINRLGRTHLKISRQREEHAKRLARCVIRSNDVVAYEDLRVKNLVKNHCLAKSINDAGWYQFRKWLEYFGLKFGRQTIAVNPAYTSQQCSNCGEIVKKSLSTRTHVCECGCELDRDVRFVG from the coding sequence ATGTTCATCTTAGAGTTCAAAGCAAAAGGGAATAAAACTCAGTACGCCGCCATTGATGAGGCGATAAGGACGGGTCAGTTTGTACGCAATAAATGTCTCCGTTATTGGATGGACAATAAAGGCGTAGGGCAGAAAGACCTTTATCGTCATAACACATGGCTTAGGGCTGAGTTTCCTTTTGTTAAAGATTTGAACTCTCATGCTTGTCAAGCATCTGTGGAACGAGCTTATAACTCAATCTCTAGGTTTTATAGTAACTGCAAGAAAAAAGTCCCTGGAAAGAAAGGTTACCCAAAATTCAAGAAGTTTTCCAGATCGATCGAATATAAAACATCTGGATGGAAGCTTTTCCCTGATACTAAATCAATCTCTTTCATCGACAAAAAGGGGATAGGGAGACTAAAGCTTAAAGGGACTTGGGAATTATGGCGTTACGACCAAAAACTGATCAAGCGGGTTAGGTTAGTCCGCCGTGCAGACGGCTATTATGTTCAGTTCTGCGTCAATATCAATCTATCGGAGACCTTAGATCCGTCTCACACTAATGTTGGTCTAGACGTGGGATTGAAGGAATTTTATACAGATTCAAAAGGGAACACCGAACCTAACCCTAGGTTTTACAGAAAAGGCGAGAAGCGGTTGAAATTTTATCAGCGTCGAGTTTCTCGCAAGAAGAAAGGCTCTACCAACCGTAGAAAAGCCATTAATAGATTAGGCAGGACACACCTCAAAATAAGTAGGCAGCGTGAAGAACATGCCAAGAGACTGGCACGTTGCGTAATCCGCTCTAACGATGTGGTCGCTTACGAAGATTTGAGAGTTAAAAATCTAGTTAAAAATCATTGCCTTGCCAAATCTATCAATGATGCAGGTTGGTATCAATTCAGGAAATGGTTAGAGTATTTCGGGCTGAAGTTTGGCAGACAGACAATAGCTGTTAATCCTGCCTACACGAGTCAGCAATGCTCGAATTGTGGTGAAATTGTCAAAAAATCTCTATCAACTAGAACCCATGTATGTGAGTGCGGCTGCGAATTAGACCGCGATGTGCGATTCGTTGGCTAG
- a CDS encoding HAD-IB family phosphatase, with the protein MNRVVFCDFDGTITAVETFVGMLKHFAPELSAQIMPQLYSMKLTLREGVRQMLESIPSASYPDIIAYAQSKPIRPGLEQLLDFLDTQNVPFIVVSGGLRCMVETVLSQGSMGKKSLLERVAAIYAVDVETTGDFLKVTSEFEGETELVSKVRVMAQHPAQEQIAIGDSVTDLNMSLKAPVVFARDRLSKYLEERQKPYIPWDDFFDVQQQLSQRWNNG; encoded by the coding sequence GTGAATCGAGTTGTATTCTGCGACTTCGACGGTACCATTACCGCCGTTGAAACCTTTGTGGGCATGCTCAAACACTTTGCTCCCGAGTTGTCCGCCCAAATTATGCCCCAGCTGTACAGTATGAAGCTGACTCTAAGGGAAGGTGTGCGCCAGATGCTAGAGTCAATTCCTTCAGCTAGCTATCCTGACATTATTGCCTATGCCCAATCCAAACCGATTCGGCCTGGTTTAGAGCAATTGTTAGATTTTCTTGATACTCAAAATGTCCCTTTTATTGTCGTTTCCGGTGGTTTGCGCTGCATGGTGGAAACGGTTCTGAGTCAGGGAAGCATGGGGAAAAAATCCTTACTTGAGCGGGTAGCAGCTATTTATGCCGTTGATGTGGAAACGACCGGGGATTTTCTCAAGGTAACCTCTGAGTTTGAAGGAGAGACAGAACTTGTGTCTAAAGTGCGAGTAATGGCACAACACCCAGCTCAAGAGCAGATCGCCATTGGGGATTCGGTAACGGACTTGAATATGAGCCTGAAAGCACCGGTAGTATTCGCCCGCGATCGCCTCAGCAAATACCTGGAGGAGCGCCAAAAGCCCTACATTCCGTGGGATGATTTTTTTGATGTACAACAACAGCTATCCCAGCGGTGGAACAATGGTTAA
- the mtnB gene encoding methylthioribulose 1-phosphate dehydratase, with translation MVNHGSSIGNDQQLRSAIDPRPTLISAASHFYQLGWMVGTAGNLSAKQPDGSFWITASGCHKGQLGSKDFIRIATDGTVVEKPSPESRPSAETSIHQSIYSLFPDAKACYHIHTIESNLVSGFTKDDTLPLPPLEMLKGFGVREENPQVTVPVFVNHLDVSRISSEICDRFQAEPPSVNVLLIRNHGITVWASSTERAQIYLELADYIFRYMVAARQIELSTTSIKN, from the coding sequence ATGGTTAATCATGGCTCATCAATCGGCAATGACCAGCAATTACGTTCAGCTATTGATCCAAGACCAACCTTAATCAGTGCTGCTAGTCACTTCTATCAATTAGGTTGGATGGTGGGGACAGCCGGTAACCTCTCTGCTAAACAGCCCGATGGCAGCTTCTGGATTACTGCTAGTGGATGCCATAAAGGGCAGCTAGGCAGCAAAGACTTTATTCGCATCGCCACTGATGGCACGGTGGTAGAAAAACCATCACCTGAATCTCGTCCTTCAGCTGAAACAAGCATTCATCAAAGTATCTACTCTTTATTCCCAGATGCTAAAGCCTGTTATCATATTCACACCATTGAGTCGAATTTAGTTTCTGGCTTCACTAAAGACGATACCCTGCCTTTGCCACCGCTAGAAATGCTTAAGGGATTTGGAGTACGGGAGGAGAACCCCCAAGTCACGGTACCAGTATTCGTCAACCATCTAGATGTCTCTCGCATTAGTAGTGAGATATGCGATCGCTTTCAGGCTGAACCGCCATCAGTCAATGTCCTATTGATTCGCAACCATGGTATAACGGTTTGGGCGTCTTCGACCGAACGTGCCCAGATCTACTTGGAGTTAGCTGATTATATTTTTCGATATATGGTAGCTGCTCGACAAATTGAGCTTAGCACCACCTCCATCAAGAATTAA
- a CDS encoding TerB family tellurite resistance protein — MSDMDQDGKLWIMKEVYGAKTLPKTESYETFIKSALICAKGDGVLTPEERDWVVGRAAAFRNSGYELAKTYPADEDLLDVLANSSTLNKSGRRMIIYVAIQACAADGEFHPDERAKVHKMAQSLGIEEDVINEIEQFCMEEAKMREKRIALIFPEGVPW; from the coding sequence ATGTCTGATATGGATCAAGACGGTAAACTGTGGATAATGAAGGAAGTTTATGGAGCCAAAACACTCCCAAAAACTGAATCCTATGAGACTTTTATCAAATCGGCTCTCATTTGTGCAAAAGGAGACGGCGTACTGACACCAGAAGAAAGAGACTGGGTTGTTGGTCGTGCTGCTGCATTTCGCAATTCTGGGTATGAATTAGCCAAAACTTACCCAGCAGATGAGGATTTACTTGATGTGCTCGCTAATTCATCTACTTTGAATAAGAGCGGTCGTCGTATGATAATTTATGTTGCCATTCAGGCTTGTGCTGCTGATGGAGAATTCCATCCAGACGAACGGGCGAAAGTTCACAAAATGGCTCAATCTCTTGGGATTGAAGAGGATGTCATTAATGAGATAGAGCAATTTTGCATGGAGGAAGCTAAGATGCGAGAAAAACGGATTGCCCTGATCTTTCCTGAAGGCGTCCCTTGGTAG